The following coding sequences lie in one Arachis ipaensis cultivar K30076 chromosome B03, Araip1.1, whole genome shotgun sequence genomic window:
- the LOC107630834 gene encoding 11-beta-hydroxysteroid dehydrogenase-like 4A isoform X3, translating into MAAIQKLLNIALPPLSLVLLSSFMIPFLIFKVLIYVRKLFQTDENGRRGAVLSLVDIREDNLVVVAEKARSLGSPDVIIIAADVSKLQDSRRFVDQTVNHFGRLDCLVNNAGIGKPSGFKDWSNASEFTSIMDVNFWGSVYGTLCAIPHLKTSRGRIVVIASALGRFPLPRFSIYSQASKAAIINYFETLRMELGCAIGITIVTPGLVKTDLGVTLIKKERIMEIIPMLSASELAESIVKSACRGDMYLTEPSWVKVLFPFKLLYPQLVDWASRLFFALSPKINNSATELKPE; encoded by the exons ATGGCTGCAATTCAGAAGCTACTGAACATTGCATTGCCCCCACTATCATTGGTGCTTCTATCCTCCTTCATGATACCTTTCCTTATCTTCAAGGTTCTTATTTATGTAAGGAAGCTGTTTCAAACCGATGAAA ATGGAAGGAGAGGAGCAGTTTTATCACTGGTTGACATTAGGGAGGACAATCTTGTAGTTGTGGCTGAAAAGGCCAGATCTCTGGGTTCTCCTGATGTTATCATCATCGCTGCTGATGTCTCAAAGCTCCAAGACTCTCGTCGTTTTGTGGATCAAACAGTTAATCATTTTGGAcgat TGGATTGTTTGGTGAATAATGCTGGAATTGGCAAGCCTTCAGGATTCAAAGATTGGAGTAATGCTTCTGAATTTACTTCAATTATG GACGTAAATTTCTGGGGATCAGTTTATGGCACTTTATGCGCAATCCCACATCTGAAAACAAGCAGAGGCAGGATCGTTGTGATTGCATCGGCTCTTGGACGGTTCCCTCTCCCAAGATTCAGTATCTATAGT CAGGCAAGCAAGGCAGCGATTATAAACTACTTTGAGACTCTGAGGATGGAACTTGGTTGTGCTATTGGCATAACAATAGTCACACCAGGTTTGGTCAAAACGGATCTGGGAGTAACTCTAATAAAGAAG GAGCGTATAATGGAAATAATTCCAATGTTATCAGCATCTGAATTAGCAGAAAGCATAGTGAAAAGCGCATGCAGGGGAGATATGTACTTGACAGAGCCATCTTGGGTCAAGGTTTTGTTTCCTTTCAAGCTGCTTTATCCTCAACTAGTAGACTGGGCCTCACGCCTCTTCTTTGCGCTTTCCCCAAAAATAAATAATTCTGCAACAGAGCTGAAACCAGAGTAA
- the LOC107630834 gene encoding 11-beta-hydroxysteroid dehydrogenase-like 4A isoform X4 yields MAAIQKLLNIALPPLSLVLLSSFMIPFLIFKVLIYVRKLFQTDEKLENKVVLITGAASGIGEQLAYEYGRRGAVLSLVDIREDNLVVVAEKARSLGSPDVIIIAADVSKLQDSRRFVDQTVNHFGRLDCLVNNAGIGKPSGFKDWSNASEFTSIMASKAAIINYFETLRMELGCAIGITIVTPGLVKTDLGVTLIKKERIMEIIPMLSASELAESIVKSACRGDMYLTEPSWVKVLFPFKLLYPQLVDWASRLFFALSPKINNSATELKPE; encoded by the exons ATGGCTGCAATTCAGAAGCTACTGAACATTGCATTGCCCCCACTATCATTGGTGCTTCTATCCTCCTTCATGATACCTTTCCTTATCTTCAAGGTTCTTATTTATGTAAGGAAGCTGTTTCAAACCGATGAAAAATTGGAAAACAAGGTTGTACTAATCACCGGGGCAGCCTCAGGGATTGGCGAG CAACTAGCATATGAATATGGAAGGAGAGGAGCAGTTTTATCACTGGTTGACATTAGGGAGGACAATCTTGTAGTTGTGGCTGAAAAGGCCAGATCTCTGGGTTCTCCTGATGTTATCATCATCGCTGCTGATGTCTCAAAGCTCCAAGACTCTCGTCGTTTTGTGGATCAAACAGTTAATCATTTTGGAcgat TGGATTGTTTGGTGAATAATGCTGGAATTGGCAAGCCTTCAGGATTCAAAGATTGGAGTAATGCTTCTGAATTTACTTCAATTATG GCAAGCAAGGCAGCGATTATAAACTACTTTGAGACTCTGAGGATGGAACTTGGTTGTGCTATTGGCATAACAATAGTCACACCAGGTTTGGTCAAAACGGATCTGGGAGTAACTCTAATAAAGAAG GAGCGTATAATGGAAATAATTCCAATGTTATCAGCATCTGAATTAGCAGAAAGCATAGTGAAAAGCGCATGCAGGGGAGATATGTACTTGACAGAGCCATCTTGGGTCAAGGTTTTGTTTCCTTTCAAGCTGCTTTATCCTCAACTAGTAGACTGGGCCTCACGCCTCTTCTTTGCGCTTTCCCCAAAAATAAATAATTCTGCAACAGAGCTGAAACCAGAGTAA
- the LOC107630834 gene encoding 11-beta-hydroxysteroid dehydrogenase-like 4A isoform X1, which yields MAAIQKLLNIALPPLSLVLLSSFMIPFLIFKVLIYVRKLFQTDEKLENKVVLITGAASGIGEQLAYEYGRRGAVLSLVDIREDNLVVVAEKARSLGSPDVIIIAADVSKLQDSRRFVDQTVNHFGRLDCLVNNAGIGKPSGFKDWSNASEFTSIMDVNFWGSVYGTLCAIPHLKTSRGRIVVIASALGRFPLPRFSIYSQASKAAIINYFETLRMELGCAIGITIVTPGLVKTDLGVTLIKKERIMEIIPMLSASELAESIVKSACRGDMYLTEPSWVKVLFPFKLLYPQLVDWASRLFFALSPKINNSATELKPE from the exons ATGGCTGCAATTCAGAAGCTACTGAACATTGCATTGCCCCCACTATCATTGGTGCTTCTATCCTCCTTCATGATACCTTTCCTTATCTTCAAGGTTCTTATTTATGTAAGGAAGCTGTTTCAAACCGATGAAAAATTGGAAAACAAGGTTGTACTAATCACCGGGGCAGCCTCAGGGATTGGCGAG CAACTAGCATATGAATATGGAAGGAGAGGAGCAGTTTTATCACTGGTTGACATTAGGGAGGACAATCTTGTAGTTGTGGCTGAAAAGGCCAGATCTCTGGGTTCTCCTGATGTTATCATCATCGCTGCTGATGTCTCAAAGCTCCAAGACTCTCGTCGTTTTGTGGATCAAACAGTTAATCATTTTGGAcgat TGGATTGTTTGGTGAATAATGCTGGAATTGGCAAGCCTTCAGGATTCAAAGATTGGAGTAATGCTTCTGAATTTACTTCAATTATG GACGTAAATTTCTGGGGATCAGTTTATGGCACTTTATGCGCAATCCCACATCTGAAAACAAGCAGAGGCAGGATCGTTGTGATTGCATCGGCTCTTGGACGGTTCCCTCTCCCAAGATTCAGTATCTATAGT CAGGCAAGCAAGGCAGCGATTATAAACTACTTTGAGACTCTGAGGATGGAACTTGGTTGTGCTATTGGCATAACAATAGTCACACCAGGTTTGGTCAAAACGGATCTGGGAGTAACTCTAATAAAGAAG GAGCGTATAATGGAAATAATTCCAATGTTATCAGCATCTGAATTAGCAGAAAGCATAGTGAAAAGCGCATGCAGGGGAGATATGTACTTGACAGAGCCATCTTGGGTCAAGGTTTTGTTTCCTTTCAAGCTGCTTTATCCTCAACTAGTAGACTGGGCCTCACGCCTCTTCTTTGCGCTTTCCCCAAAAATAAATAATTCTGCAACAGAGCTGAAACCAGAGTAA
- the LOC107630834 gene encoding 11-beta-hydroxysteroid dehydrogenase-like 4A isoform X2, which produces MAAIQKLLNIALPPLSLVLLSSFMIPFLIFKVLIYVRKLFQTDEKLENKVVLITGAASGIGEQLAYEYGRRGAVLSLVDIREDNLVVVAEKARSLGSPDVIIIAADVSKLQDSRRFVDQTVNHFGRLDCLVNNAGIGKPSGFKDWSNASEFTSIMDVNFWGSVYGTLCAIPHLKTSRGRIVVIASALGRFPLPRFSIYSASKAAIINYFETLRMELGCAIGITIVTPGLVKTDLGVTLIKKERIMEIIPMLSASELAESIVKSACRGDMYLTEPSWVKVLFPFKLLYPQLVDWASRLFFALSPKINNSATELKPE; this is translated from the exons ATGGCTGCAATTCAGAAGCTACTGAACATTGCATTGCCCCCACTATCATTGGTGCTTCTATCCTCCTTCATGATACCTTTCCTTATCTTCAAGGTTCTTATTTATGTAAGGAAGCTGTTTCAAACCGATGAAAAATTGGAAAACAAGGTTGTACTAATCACCGGGGCAGCCTCAGGGATTGGCGAG CAACTAGCATATGAATATGGAAGGAGAGGAGCAGTTTTATCACTGGTTGACATTAGGGAGGACAATCTTGTAGTTGTGGCTGAAAAGGCCAGATCTCTGGGTTCTCCTGATGTTATCATCATCGCTGCTGATGTCTCAAAGCTCCAAGACTCTCGTCGTTTTGTGGATCAAACAGTTAATCATTTTGGAcgat TGGATTGTTTGGTGAATAATGCTGGAATTGGCAAGCCTTCAGGATTCAAAGATTGGAGTAATGCTTCTGAATTTACTTCAATTATG GACGTAAATTTCTGGGGATCAGTTTATGGCACTTTATGCGCAATCCCACATCTGAAAACAAGCAGAGGCAGGATCGTTGTGATTGCATCGGCTCTTGGACGGTTCCCTCTCCCAAGATTCAGTATCTATAGT GCAAGCAAGGCAGCGATTATAAACTACTTTGAGACTCTGAGGATGGAACTTGGTTGTGCTATTGGCATAACAATAGTCACACCAGGTTTGGTCAAAACGGATCTGGGAGTAACTCTAATAAAGAAG GAGCGTATAATGGAAATAATTCCAATGTTATCAGCATCTGAATTAGCAGAAAGCATAGTGAAAAGCGCATGCAGGGGAGATATGTACTTGACAGAGCCATCTTGGGTCAAGGTTTTGTTTCCTTTCAAGCTGCTTTATCCTCAACTAGTAGACTGGGCCTCACGCCTCTTCTTTGCGCTTTCCCCAAAAATAAATAATTCTGCAACAGAGCTGAAACCAGAGTAA